A portion of the Falco naumanni isolate bFalNau1 chromosome 9, bFalNau1.pat, whole genome shotgun sequence genome contains these proteins:
- the CCAR1 gene encoding cell division cycle and apoptosis regulator protein 1 isoform X5, with protein sequence MAPARRRSAALGVQQPSLLGASPTIYTQQTALAAAGLTTQTPTNYQLTQTAALQQQAAAAAAALQQQYSQPQQTLYSVQQQLQQPQQTLLTQPAVALPTSLSLSTPQPAAQITVSYPAPRSSQQQTQPQKQRVFTGVVTKLHDTFGFVDEDVFFQLSAVKGKTPQVGDRVLVEATYNPNMPFKWNAQRIQTLPNQNQTQAQPLLKTPPAVLQPIAQQTAFSVQAQPQPQSLLQAQISAASITPLLQTQPQPLLQQPQQKGGLLQPPVRLVSQPQPARRLDPPSRFSGRNDRGGDPMPNRKDDRSRERERERRRSRERSPQRKRSRERSPRRERERSPRRPRRVVPRYTVQFSKFSLDCRSCDMMELRRRYQNLYIPSDFFDAQFTWVDAFPMSRPFQLGNYCNFYVMHREVDPIDKNAAVLDPPDADHLYSAKVMLMASPSMEDLYHKSCALAEDPQELRDGFQHPARLVKFLVGMKGKDEAMAIGGHWSPSLDGPDPEKDPSVLIKTAIRCCKALTGIDLSVCTQWYRFAEIRYHRPEETHKGRTVPAHVETVVLFFPDVWHCLPTRSEWETLSRGYKQQLVEKLQGERKEADGEQDEEEKDDGEAKEISTPTHWSKLDPKTMKVNDLRKELESRTLSSKGLKSQLIARLTKQLKVEEQKEEQKELEKSEKEEEEEEDRKSEDDKEEEERKRQEEMERQRRERRYILPDEPAIIVHPNWAAKSGKFDCSIMSLSVLLDYRLEDNKEHSFEVSLFAELFNEMLQRDFGVRIYKALISLPEREDKKDKKGKKDDRKEKKEEKDDETDDPKPKRRKSGDDKDKKEDRDEKKREDKRKDDSKDEEEIEDDNNQEEYDPMEAEDAEDEDEECRPLATPIEVSRRYRDEEEMNKREDRREGSRHCKERSSKDKEKDKTQMVTVNRDLLMAFVYFDQSHCGYLLEKDMEEILYTLGLHLSRAQVKKLLNKVVLRESCFYRRLTDTSKDEENQEESEELQEDMLGNRLLLPSPTIKQESKAIEENVGLIVYNGAMVDVGSLLQKLEKSERVRAEIEQKLQLLEEKTDYDEKTILQLENSNKSLSTELKEVKKDLGQLQENLKISDDKNLQFEGQLNKTIKNLATVMDEIQSVLKQDIVKSEDKDQKSKENGANV encoded by the exons ATGGCTCCGGCGAGGCGCCGCTCAG CTGCTCTTGGTGTACAGCAGCCCTCGCTGCTTGGAGCCTCTCCTACAATATACACCCAGCAGACGGCATTGGCAGCGGCAGGCCTAACTACACAAACACCAACGAACTATCAGCTAACTCAGACAGCTGCTTTacagcagcaagctgcagctgcagcagctgcgtTACagcag CAATATTCACAACCTCAGCAGACTCTCTATAGTGTACAGCAACAG ttgcAGCAACCTCAGCAGACCCTTTTAACTCAG CCAGCTGTTGCACTACCTACCAGTCTTAGCCTGTCTACTCCTCAGCCGGCAGCCCAGATAACTGTTTCTTATCCAGCCCCCCGGTCAAGTCAACAGCAAACCCAACCACAGAAGCAGCGTGTCTTCACTGGGGTAGTTACTAAACTACATGATACATTTGGTTTTGTGGATGAAGATGTCTTTTTTCAGCTTAG TGCTGTTAAAGGAAAGACACCTCAGGTGGGTGACAGAGTTTTGGTAGAAGCTACTTACAATCCTAATATGCCATTCAAATGGAATGCACAGAGGATCCAGACACTTCCAAATCAG AACCAGACACAAGCTCAGCCGTTACTGAAGACACCTCCAGCGGTTCTTCAGCCCATTGCACAGCAGACTGCATTCAGTGTTcaggcacagccacagccacagtccTTGTTGCAGGCACAGATATCGGCAGCTTCAATCACACCTTTGCTTCAGACACAGCCTCAGCCGTTACTGCAGCAGCCGCAGCAGAAAG gtggCTTGTTACAGCCCCCTGTTCGTCTAGTTTCACAGCCTCAGCCAGCTCGAAGATTAGACCCACCATCCAGATTTTCCGGGAGGAATGACAGAGGAGGAGACCCTATGCCAAACCGAAAAGATGACAGGAG tcGTGAAAGAGAACGAGAGAGACGTAGGTCCCGGGAAAGATCACCCCAGAGAAAACGCTCCAGAGAGAGATCACCTAGACGAGAGAGGGAGAGGTCACCTCGGAGACCGCGACGTGTTGTTCCTCGTTACACGGTTCAGTTTTCCAAGTTTTCATTGGACTG CCGTAGCTGTGATATGATGGAGCTGAGGAGGCGTTACCAGAACTTGTATATCCCAAGTGATTTCTTTGATGCTCAGTTTACTTGGGTGGATGCTTTTCCTATGTCTAGACCGTTTCAGCTGGGGAACTACTGTAATTTCTACGTAATGCATAGAGAAGTAGATCCTATAGATAAAAATGCTGCGGTCCTTGATCCACCTGATGCTGATCATCTGTACAGTGCAAAG GTGATGTTGATGGCTAGTCCTAGTATGGAGGATCTCTATCATAAGTCATGTGCTCTGGCTGAAGATCCCCAAGAACTTCGTGATGGATTTCAGCATCCTGCTAGACTTGTAAAG TTTTTAGTGGGTATGAAAGGCAAAGATGAAGCTATGGCTATTGGAGGACACTGGTCCCCTTCACTGGATGGACCTGATCCAGAAAAGGACCCTTCCGTGCTGATAAAGACGGCTATTCGCTGTTGCAAGGCTCTTACAGGGATTGACTTAAGTGTGTGCACACAATG GTACCGTTTTGCAGAGATTCGCTACCATCGCCCTGAGGAGACCCACAAGGGGCGTACAGTTCCAGCTCATGTGGAgacagtggttttatttttcccgGATGTTTGGCATTGCCTTCCCACCCGCTCAGAGTGGGAAACCCTCTCCCGAGGATACAAGCAGCAGCTGGTCGAGAAGCTTCAGGGTGAACGCAAGGAGGCTGATGGAGAACAG gatgaagaggaaaaggatgaTGGGGAAGCTAAAGAGATCTCTACACCTACACACTGGTCTAAACTGGATCCAAAAACAATGAAG GTAAATGACCTTCGCAAAGAATTAGAAAGTCGAACCCTTAGCTCTAAAGGACTGAAATCTCAGTTGATAGCTCGACtgacaaagcagctgaaagtagaggaacaaaaagaagagcaaaaggaGCTAGAGAAGtctgagaaagaagaggaagaggaggaagacaggaAATCTGAAGATGACAAAGAG gaagaagaaagaaaacgtCAAGAAGAAATGGAACGTCAGCGGCGAGAAAGACGATATATCTTGCCTGATGAACCAGCAATCATTGTACATCCTAACTGGGCAGCAAAGAGTGGGAAGTTTGACTGTAGCATTATGTCTCTTAGTGTTCTTCTGGATTACAGATTAGAAGATAATAAAGAACATTCCTTCGAG GTATCATTGTTTGCAGAACTCTTCAATGAAATGCTTCAGAGAGATTTTGGTGTCAGAATTTACAAAGCGCTGATCTCTCTCCCAGAGAGGGAggacaaaaaagacaaaaaaggcaaaaaagatgacagaaaagaaaaaaaagaagaaaaagatgacgAAACAGATGATCCAAAACCTAAGAGGAGAAAATCTGGAGAtgataaagacaaaaaagaagatAGAGATGAAAAGAAG AGGgaagataaaaggaaagatgattctaaagatgaagaagaaattgAAGATGACAATAATCAAGAAGAATATGATCCAATGGAGGCAGAAGATGCtgaagatgaagatgaag aatgcagACCACTCGCAACTCCCATTGAAGTCAGTAGGAGAT ACCGGGATGAAGAGGAAATGAACAAACGGGAGGACAGAAGAGAGGGAAGTAGGCATTGTAAAGAGAGGTCGTCTAAAGATAAA GAGAAAGACAAGACGCAGATGGTAACTGTTAATAGGGATCTTCTGAtggcttttgtttattttgatcAAAGTCATTGTGGATATCTTCTGGAGAAGGACATGGAGGAGATACTGTACACTCTTGGACTACACCTGTCACGTGCTCAG GTCAAGAAGCTACTTAATAAAGTAGTGCTTAGAGAATCTTGCTTTTACAGAAGACTAACAGATACTTctaaagatgaagaaaaccaagaagAGTCTGAAGAGCTTCAGGAAGATATGTTAG GAAACAGATTACTGTTACCGTCACCCACTATAAAGCAAGAATCAAAAGCCATAGAAGAAAATGTTGGCCTCATTGTGTACAATGGAGCTATGGTGGATGTTGGGAGCCTTTTacagaagctggagaagagTGAAAGAGTGCGAGCAGAGATAGAACAAAAGCTTCAGttactagaagaaaaaacag attatgaTGAAAAGACCATACTACAGCTGGAGAATTCTAACAAAAGTCTATCTACGGAGCTCAAAGAAGTGAAAAAGGACCTTGGCCAACTGCAAGAAAATTTGAAGATCTCAGATGATAAAAATTTGCAATTTGAGGGTCAGCTGAATAAGACAATCAAAAATTTAGCTACTGTTATGGATGAAATACAGAGTGTTCTTAAACAG
- the CCAR1 gene encoding cell division cycle and apoptosis regulator protein 1 isoform X3, whose product MAQFGGQKNPPWATQFTATAVSQPAALGVQQPSLLGASPTIYTQQTALAAAGLTTQTPTNYQLTQTAALQQQAAAAAAALQQQYSQPQQTLYSVQQQPAVALPTSLSLSTPQPAAQITVSYPAPRSSQQQTQPQKQRVFTGVVTKLHDTFGFVDEDVFFQLSAVKGKTPQVGDRVLVEATYNPNMPFKWNAQRIQTLPNQNQTQAQPLLKTPPAVLQPIAQQTAFSVQAQPQPQSLLQAQISAASITPLLQTQPQPLLQQPQQKGGLLQPPVRLVSQPQPARRLDPPSRFSGRNDRGGDPMPNRKDDRSRERERERRRSRERSPQRKRSRERSPRRERERSPRRPRRVVPRYTVQFSKFSLDCRSCDMMELRRRYQNLYIPSDFFDAQFTWVDAFPMSRPFQLGNYCNFYVMHREVDPIDKNAAVLDPPDADHLYSAKVMLMASPSMEDLYHKSCALAEDPQELRDGFQHPARLVKFLVGMKGKDEAMAIGGHWSPSLDGPDPEKDPSVLIKTAIRCCKALTGIDLSVCTQWYRFAEIRYHRPEETHKGRTVPAHVETVVLFFPDVWHCLPTRSEWETLSRGYKQQLVEKLQGERKEADGEQDEEEKDDGEAKEISTPTHWSKLDPKTMKVNDLRKELESRTLSSKGLKSQLIARLTKQLKVEEQKEEQKELEKSEKEEEEEEDRKSEDDKEEEERKRQEEMERQRRERRYILPDEPAIIVHPNWAAKSGKFDCSIMSLSVLLDYRLEDNKEHSFEVSLFAELFNEMLQRDFGVRIYKALISLPEREDKKDKKGKKDDRKEKKEEKDDETDDPKPKRRKSGDDKDKKEDRDEKKREDKRKDDSKDEEEIEDDNNQEEYDPMEAEDAEDEDEECRPLATPIEVSRRYRDEEEMNKREDRREGSRHCKERSSKDKEKDKTQMVTVNRDLLMAFVYFDQSHCGYLLEKDMEEILYTLGLHLSRAQVKKLLNKVVLRESCFYRRLTDTSKDEENQEESEELQEDMLGNRLLLPSPTIKQESKAIEENVGLIVYNGAMVDVGSLLQKLEKSERVRAEIEQKLQLLEEKTDYDEKTILQLENSNKSLSTELKEVKKDLGQLQENLKISDDKNLQFEGQLNKTIKNLATVMDEIQSVLKQDIVKSEDKDQKSKENGANV is encoded by the exons ATGGCTCAGTTTGGAGGACAGAAGAATCCCCCTTGGGCTACTCAGTTTACAGCCACTGCAGTATCTCAGCCAG CTGCTCTTGGTGTACAGCAGCCCTCGCTGCTTGGAGCCTCTCCTACAATATACACCCAGCAGACGGCATTGGCAGCGGCAGGCCTAACTACACAAACACCAACGAACTATCAGCTAACTCAGACAGCTGCTTTacagcagcaagctgcagctgcagcagctgcgtTACagcag CAATATTCACAACCTCAGCAGACTCTCTATAGTGTACAGCAACAG CCAGCTGTTGCACTACCTACCAGTCTTAGCCTGTCTACTCCTCAGCCGGCAGCCCAGATAACTGTTTCTTATCCAGCCCCCCGGTCAAGTCAACAGCAAACCCAACCACAGAAGCAGCGTGTCTTCACTGGGGTAGTTACTAAACTACATGATACATTTGGTTTTGTGGATGAAGATGTCTTTTTTCAGCTTAG TGCTGTTAAAGGAAAGACACCTCAGGTGGGTGACAGAGTTTTGGTAGAAGCTACTTACAATCCTAATATGCCATTCAAATGGAATGCACAGAGGATCCAGACACTTCCAAATCAG AACCAGACACAAGCTCAGCCGTTACTGAAGACACCTCCAGCGGTTCTTCAGCCCATTGCACAGCAGACTGCATTCAGTGTTcaggcacagccacagccacagtccTTGTTGCAGGCACAGATATCGGCAGCTTCAATCACACCTTTGCTTCAGACACAGCCTCAGCCGTTACTGCAGCAGCCGCAGCAGAAAG gtggCTTGTTACAGCCCCCTGTTCGTCTAGTTTCACAGCCTCAGCCAGCTCGAAGATTAGACCCACCATCCAGATTTTCCGGGAGGAATGACAGAGGAGGAGACCCTATGCCAAACCGAAAAGATGACAGGAG tcGTGAAAGAGAACGAGAGAGACGTAGGTCCCGGGAAAGATCACCCCAGAGAAAACGCTCCAGAGAGAGATCACCTAGACGAGAGAGGGAGAGGTCACCTCGGAGACCGCGACGTGTTGTTCCTCGTTACACGGTTCAGTTTTCCAAGTTTTCATTGGACTG CCGTAGCTGTGATATGATGGAGCTGAGGAGGCGTTACCAGAACTTGTATATCCCAAGTGATTTCTTTGATGCTCAGTTTACTTGGGTGGATGCTTTTCCTATGTCTAGACCGTTTCAGCTGGGGAACTACTGTAATTTCTACGTAATGCATAGAGAAGTAGATCCTATAGATAAAAATGCTGCGGTCCTTGATCCACCTGATGCTGATCATCTGTACAGTGCAAAG GTGATGTTGATGGCTAGTCCTAGTATGGAGGATCTCTATCATAAGTCATGTGCTCTGGCTGAAGATCCCCAAGAACTTCGTGATGGATTTCAGCATCCTGCTAGACTTGTAAAG TTTTTAGTGGGTATGAAAGGCAAAGATGAAGCTATGGCTATTGGAGGACACTGGTCCCCTTCACTGGATGGACCTGATCCAGAAAAGGACCCTTCCGTGCTGATAAAGACGGCTATTCGCTGTTGCAAGGCTCTTACAGGGATTGACTTAAGTGTGTGCACACAATG GTACCGTTTTGCAGAGATTCGCTACCATCGCCCTGAGGAGACCCACAAGGGGCGTACAGTTCCAGCTCATGTGGAgacagtggttttatttttcccgGATGTTTGGCATTGCCTTCCCACCCGCTCAGAGTGGGAAACCCTCTCCCGAGGATACAAGCAGCAGCTGGTCGAGAAGCTTCAGGGTGAACGCAAGGAGGCTGATGGAGAACAG gatgaagaggaaaaggatgaTGGGGAAGCTAAAGAGATCTCTACACCTACACACTGGTCTAAACTGGATCCAAAAACAATGAAG GTAAATGACCTTCGCAAAGAATTAGAAAGTCGAACCCTTAGCTCTAAAGGACTGAAATCTCAGTTGATAGCTCGACtgacaaagcagctgaaagtagaggaacaaaaagaagagcaaaaggaGCTAGAGAAGtctgagaaagaagaggaagaggaggaagacaggaAATCTGAAGATGACAAAGAG gaagaagaaagaaaacgtCAAGAAGAAATGGAACGTCAGCGGCGAGAAAGACGATATATCTTGCCTGATGAACCAGCAATCATTGTACATCCTAACTGGGCAGCAAAGAGTGGGAAGTTTGACTGTAGCATTATGTCTCTTAGTGTTCTTCTGGATTACAGATTAGAAGATAATAAAGAACATTCCTTCGAG GTATCATTGTTTGCAGAACTCTTCAATGAAATGCTTCAGAGAGATTTTGGTGTCAGAATTTACAAAGCGCTGATCTCTCTCCCAGAGAGGGAggacaaaaaagacaaaaaaggcaaaaaagatgacagaaaagaaaaaaaagaagaaaaagatgacgAAACAGATGATCCAAAACCTAAGAGGAGAAAATCTGGAGAtgataaagacaaaaaagaagatAGAGATGAAAAGAAG AGGgaagataaaaggaaagatgattctaaagatgaagaagaaattgAAGATGACAATAATCAAGAAGAATATGATCCAATGGAGGCAGAAGATGCtgaagatgaagatgaag aatgcagACCACTCGCAACTCCCATTGAAGTCAGTAGGAGAT ACCGGGATGAAGAGGAAATGAACAAACGGGAGGACAGAAGAGAGGGAAGTAGGCATTGTAAAGAGAGGTCGTCTAAAGATAAA GAGAAAGACAAGACGCAGATGGTAACTGTTAATAGGGATCTTCTGAtggcttttgtttattttgatcAAAGTCATTGTGGATATCTTCTGGAGAAGGACATGGAGGAGATACTGTACACTCTTGGACTACACCTGTCACGTGCTCAG GTCAAGAAGCTACTTAATAAAGTAGTGCTTAGAGAATCTTGCTTTTACAGAAGACTAACAGATACTTctaaagatgaagaaaaccaagaagAGTCTGAAGAGCTTCAGGAAGATATGTTAG GAAACAGATTACTGTTACCGTCACCCACTATAAAGCAAGAATCAAAAGCCATAGAAGAAAATGTTGGCCTCATTGTGTACAATGGAGCTATGGTGGATGTTGGGAGCCTTTTacagaagctggagaagagTGAAAGAGTGCGAGCAGAGATAGAACAAAAGCTTCAGttactagaagaaaaaacag attatgaTGAAAAGACCATACTACAGCTGGAGAATTCTAACAAAAGTCTATCTACGGAGCTCAAAGAAGTGAAAAAGGACCTTGGCCAACTGCAAGAAAATTTGAAGATCTCAGATGATAAAAATTTGCAATTTGAGGGTCAGCTGAATAAGACAATCAAAAATTTAGCTACTGTTATGGATGAAATACAGAGTGTTCTTAAACAG